The proteins below are encoded in one region of Triticum aestivum cultivar Chinese Spring chromosome 1B, IWGSC CS RefSeq v2.1, whole genome shotgun sequence:
- the LOC123142780 gene encoding histone H3.2, whose product MARTKQTARKSTGGKAPRKQLATKAARKSAPATGGVKKPHRFRPGTVALREIRKYQKSTELLIRKLPFQRLVREIAQDFKTDLRFQSSAVSALQEAAEAYLVGLFEDTNLCAIHAKRVTIMPKDIQLARRIRGERA is encoded by the coding sequence ATGGCCCGCACCAAGCAGACGGCGAGGAAGTCCACCGGCGGCAAGGCGCCGAGGAAGCAGCTGGCGACCAAGGCCGCCCGCAAGTCCGCCCCGGCCACCGGCGGCGTCAAGAAGCCCCACCGCTTCCGCCCCGGCACCGTCGCGCTCCGCGAGATCCGCAAGTACCAGAAGAGCACCGAGCTGCTCATCCGCAAGCTCCCCTTCCAGCGCCTCGTCCGCGAGATCGCCCAGGACTTCAAGACCGACCTCCGCTTCCAGTCCTCCGCCGTCTCCGCCCTGCAGGAGGCCGCCGAGGCGTACCTGGTGGGGCTCTTCGAGGACACCAACCTCTGCGCCATCCACGCCAAGCGCGTCACcatcatgcccaaggacatccaGCTCGCACGCCGCATCCGTGGCGAGAGGGCCTAA